One Coraliomargarita parva DNA segment encodes these proteins:
- a CDS encoding adenylate/guanylate cyclase domain-containing protein, protein MRGLRHLIPCFAVIALVVLLWLGMWLLGLLHGLEQEALRWSYKIRGELQSNAPILFVDLDAPSVAKIGDKPWDRLNFAQTVNALMGVGQARAMGIDIIFSPMGTGSLLDVDRAREGDLRFGQIIERYQDRVVLAAAYTGTTSGEQILPLRREGFVAADEVPFPESPTFPIIQYDFGRLGLANVDETLNKGVVPHKVLTVIDTEGSDFSRLLINGQLNYFSGILNEPRIVHENGTFKLVDADGFPTQAIPDRSRHRLFTLGMEVFLAAHGLGAEDVEWTEDALIIRKHGEVLRRVPLIGGQTMELNWFEGWQPSDETAHFSMATVLDQAHALAEAHKSGETNRVAELEAWFAQFKDKVIFLGPVDATLKDLAPTPFSRSPVPKVGMHANIYRTLQEEAYIRHADTASCVLIMIVLPIAVAALALWSGRGRRLTRTASVLLLFAYAGLVFAAFGRLNFVLPLISPLAASVSAAMFGVLFKLGAEEWQRHRIKTLFGAYVSPELVDQMVNSQQDPELGGTEAEVTALFSDVEGFSSLSELLTPTELITLMNEYLSAMTDAQQAEGGTLDKYIGDAIVTMFGMPLPIPDHAARACQSAIRMQERHAELRRQWADSGQWPDPIANMRTRIGLNSGHAVIGNMGSRVRFNYTMMGDSVNLAARCESGAKSYGVYTMITESTLNAALETLPDLFYRRLDRIIVKGRSQPVEVIELWDGTIDANEARACREHYEAGLQRYYAGAWADAISHFKQALPFEPCRDYAPTTPSKVLLARCEQFLADGGPADWNGAYRMQTK, encoded by the coding sequence GAGAGGTCTCCGCCACTTGATTCCCTGTTTTGCGGTCATCGCCTTGGTGGTCCTGCTGTGGTTGGGCATGTGGCTGCTGGGCTTGCTGCACGGACTGGAGCAGGAGGCCCTGCGTTGGAGCTATAAAATCCGCGGCGAGCTGCAGAGCAACGCCCCCATCCTCTTTGTCGACCTCGACGCACCCAGCGTAGCCAAGATCGGTGACAAACCCTGGGACCGCTTGAACTTCGCCCAGACGGTCAATGCCCTGATGGGCGTGGGACAGGCCCGGGCCATGGGCATCGATATTATTTTCTCCCCCATGGGCACCGGCTCCCTCCTTGATGTCGACCGGGCACGGGAAGGCGACCTCCGTTTCGGCCAGATCATCGAGCGCTATCAGGACCGCGTGGTCCTCGCCGCCGCCTACACCGGCACCACCTCAGGCGAGCAAATCCTGCCGCTGCGACGCGAAGGCTTTGTCGCAGCCGACGAAGTCCCTTTCCCGGAGTCCCCCACCTTTCCCATCATCCAGTATGACTTTGGGCGGCTGGGTCTGGCCAATGTCGATGAGACCCTGAATAAAGGCGTCGTTCCCCACAAGGTCCTGACCGTGATCGATACGGAAGGCAGCGATTTCAGCCGGCTGCTCATCAACGGCCAGCTAAACTACTTCAGCGGCATTCTCAACGAGCCCCGGATTGTCCACGAGAACGGCACCTTCAAGCTGGTCGATGCCGACGGATTTCCCACCCAGGCCATCCCCGACCGGAGCCGGCACCGCCTCTTCACCCTCGGCATGGAAGTCTTTCTCGCCGCCCACGGCCTTGGGGCCGAAGACGTGGAATGGACGGAGGACGCGCTCATCATCCGCAAGCACGGCGAGGTATTACGGCGTGTCCCGCTCATCGGCGGACAAACCATGGAGTTGAACTGGTTCGAAGGCTGGCAACCCTCCGACGAGACCGCTCATTTCAGCATGGCGACCGTGCTCGACCAGGCCCATGCCTTGGCCGAGGCGCACAAGTCGGGGGAAACCAACCGCGTGGCGGAGCTGGAGGCATGGTTTGCCCAGTTCAAAGACAAGGTCATCTTCCTCGGCCCCGTCGACGCCACCCTGAAAGACCTGGCCCCCACCCCCTTCAGCCGTTCTCCGGTCCCGAAGGTCGGTATGCATGCCAATATCTACCGCACCCTTCAGGAGGAGGCCTATATCCGCCACGCGGATACGGCATCCTGTGTCCTGATCATGATCGTGCTGCCAATCGCCGTCGCCGCTCTGGCCCTCTGGAGCGGACGCGGCAGGCGCCTCACCCGCACGGCGTCCGTGCTCCTGCTCTTTGCCTATGCCGGGCTGGTCTTTGCCGCCTTCGGGCGCCTGAACTTTGTCCTGCCCCTGATCAGCCCGCTGGCCGCCTCGGTCAGCGCCGCCATGTTCGGCGTACTCTTCAAACTGGGGGCGGAGGAATGGCAGCGCCACCGCATCAAGACACTCTTCGGCGCCTATGTCTCCCCCGAGCTGGTCGACCAGATGGTGAACTCCCAGCAGGATCCGGAGCTCGGCGGCACCGAGGCCGAGGTCACCGCACTCTTCTCCGACGTGGAGGGCTTTTCCTCCCTCTCCGAGCTGCTCACCCCCACCGAGCTCATCACGCTCATGAATGAGTACCTCAGCGCGATGACCGATGCCCAACAGGCCGAAGGCGGCACCTTGGACAAATATATCGGCGATGCCATTGTCACCATGTTCGGCATGCCCCTGCCCATCCCAGACCATGCGGCACGCGCCTGCCAGTCCGCCATTCGGATGCAGGAGCGTCACGCGGAGCTGCGCAGGCAATGGGCGGACTCGGGGCAATGGCCGGACCCCATCGCCAACATGCGCACCCGTATCGGACTCAATTCGGGACACGCCGTCATCGGCAACATGGGCAGCCGCGTCCGTTTCAACTACACCATGATGGGCGACTCGGTCAATTTAGCCGCACGCTGCGAAAGTGGCGCCAAAAGCTACGGGGTCTATACCATGATCACCGAGTCCACCCTCAACGCCGCCCTCGAAACCCTGCCGGACCTCTTCTACCGGCGCCTGGACCGGATCATCGTCAAAGGCCGCAGCCAACCGGTCGAAGTCATCGAGCTCTGGGACGGCACCATCGACGCAAACGAGGCCCGCGCCTGCCGCGAGCACTACGAAGCCGGCCTCCAGCGCT